Proteins from one Thioflavicoccus mobilis 8321 genomic window:
- a CDS encoding DUF4124 domain-containing protein, whose translation MTSPDTAISFLAHRRAWRHRVLLCGLLLTLGADASQARFYRWVDGDGVVHYSDTLPPHEIQRGHAELSDNGVQLETVPPVKTPEELARDRELERMRAEQQRLIDAQAADDALLLRTYPSADDIALARSTKLESINSAIEMKRSMIRLHQRRLIQLYGEAADLERAGKPVSEELQTRIERAETAISEAYTRILNHERQRQEVRAKFDHDLARYHELIGDTGASDQRTLSEAYDTPGATMLDNVVTCADSDECDRLWPLAVAYVRSHAATPTHLAGDRLIVTAAPRQVNDVSLILSRIADKEGSGESLFLDVQCYRQGDNARTCQDTHATDLVTGFRAALGKDKPAAEGR comes from the coding sequence ATGACTTCGCCCGATACCGCCATTTCGTTCCTCGCCCACAGGCGCGCTTGGCGCCACCGAGTGCTCCTGTGCGGCCTCTTGCTGACGCTCGGTGCCGACGCGAGTCAAGCAAGATTCTATCGCTGGGTCGATGGGGATGGCGTCGTACACTATTCGGACACTCTGCCGCCGCACGAGATCCAGCGCGGGCATGCCGAGCTGTCCGACAACGGGGTCCAGCTGGAGACCGTACCCCCGGTCAAGACCCCGGAGGAGTTGGCGCGTGACCGAGAGCTGGAGCGCATGCGCGCCGAGCAACAGCGCCTGATCGACGCCCAGGCGGCCGACGACGCGTTACTGCTGCGCACCTACCCATCCGCCGACGACATCGCTCTCGCACGCAGCACCAAGCTCGAAAGCATCAACTCGGCGATCGAAATGAAGCGTTCCATGATCCGTCTCCACCAGAGACGGCTGATCCAGCTCTATGGCGAGGCAGCCGATCTGGAGCGAGCCGGCAAGCCGGTCTCGGAAGAATTGCAGACCCGGATCGAGCGCGCCGAGACCGCGATCAGCGAGGCCTATACCAGAATCCTCAACCACGAGCGACAGCGCCAAGAGGTCCGCGCCAAGTTCGACCACGACCTTGCCCGCTACCACGAGCTCATCGGCGACACAGGCGCCTCCGATCAACGAACGCTTAGCGAAGCATACGATACCCCTGGCGCGACGATGCTCGACAACGTCGTGACCTGCGCGGACTCAGACGAGTGCGACCGGCTCTGGCCGCTCGCCGTGGCCTATGTTCGAAGCCATGCGGCGACGCCGACGCATCTGGCCGGTGATCGCCTGATCGTGACCGCCGCACCAAGACAAGTCAACGACGTCAGCCTGATCCTGTCGCGGATCGCCGACAAGGAGGGCAGCGGCGAATCGCTGTTTCTCGATGTCCAGTGCTACCGGCAGGGCGACAACGCGCGAACCTGCCAGGACACGCACGCGACCGACCTGGTCACGGGCTTCCGTGCCGCGCTCGGCAAGGACAAGCCCGCAGCGGAAGGCCGCTAA
- the coaBC gene encoding bifunctional phosphopantothenoylcysteine decarboxylase/phosphopantothenate--cysteine ligase CoaBC — translation MTFRLPAGATIDVSEKPATRILLGISGGIAAYKAVELVRRLRETGAEVQVVMTRAAGAFVTPLSLQAVSGRPVRQALLDPQAEAGLDHIELARWADLLLVAPATAHLMARLALGLADDLLTTLVLATTAPLVLAPAMNQRMWLHPATQENLARLTARGVRVLGPASGAQACGDDGPGRMVEPPQIVAALMAGPSPDRPAPLQGRCALITAGPTREPLDPVRFIGNRSSGRMGYALAAALAARGAEVTLVSGPSALAPPALAGLVRVETASQMAAAVMERVAGCDLFVATAAVADYRPAAPASDKIKKDAAELTIRLVRNPDILAQVAASPARPFTVGFAAETERLEEHAAAKLRAKGLDMIAANRVGGEAGGFDADDNALVVLWPGGRRAFALMPKTRLAEQLADLIVERYLASLAG, via the coding sequence ATGACGTTTCGACTGCCAGCGGGGGCGACGATCGACGTGAGCGAGAAGCCAGCGACCCGGATCCTGTTGGGGATCAGTGGCGGGATCGCTGCCTACAAGGCGGTGGAGCTGGTTCGGCGATTGCGCGAGACCGGGGCCGAGGTGCAGGTCGTGATGACCCGCGCGGCTGGCGCCTTCGTCACGCCGCTGAGCCTACAGGCCGTCTCGGGCCGGCCGGTCCGCCAGGCGCTGCTCGACCCCCAGGCCGAGGCCGGCCTGGATCACATCGAGCTGGCCCGCTGGGCCGACCTGTTGCTCGTGGCGCCGGCCACCGCCCACCTGATGGCGCGCCTGGCACTTGGCCTGGCCGACGATCTGTTGACGACCCTCGTGCTGGCGACGACGGCCCCGCTCGTCCTCGCGCCGGCGATGAATCAGCGGATGTGGCTGCACCCGGCCACCCAGGAGAATCTCGCCCGCCTGACGGCCCGCGGTGTGCGGGTCCTGGGGCCAGCGAGTGGTGCGCAGGCCTGCGGCGATGACGGGCCGGGGCGGATGGTCGAGCCGCCCCAGATCGTCGCGGCATTGATGGCGGGTCCGTCTCCGGATCGGCCGGCTCCGCTTCAGGGACGGTGCGCCCTGATCACGGCCGGGCCGACGCGCGAGCCGCTCGACCCGGTGCGCTTCATCGGCAATCGCAGCTCCGGGCGGATGGGCTATGCGCTGGCCGCGGCCCTCGCCGCACGCGGTGCCGAGGTGACGCTGGTCAGTGGTCCGAGCGCCTTGGCGCCACCGGCGCTCGCGGGTCTGGTGCGGGTCGAGACGGCCTCGCAGATGGCGGCGGCGGTCATGGAGCGGGTCGCCGGTTGTGACCTCTTCGTCGCCACCGCCGCCGTCGCCGACTATCGCCCGGCCGCGCCGGCCTCGGATAAGATCAAGAAGGACGCCGCCGAGCTGACCATCCGGCTGGTCCGGAATCCGGATATCCTGGCCCAGGTGGCGGCCTCGCCGGCACGGCCTTTCACGGTCGGCTTCGCGGCCGAGACCGAGCGGCTGGAGGAGCATGCCGCGGCCAAGCTCCGGGCCAAGGGGCTGGACATGATCGCCGCCAACCGGGTCGGTGGCGAGGCCGGCGGTTTCGATGCCGATGACAACGCCCTCGTCGTCCTCTGGCCCGGTGGCCGGCGTGCCTTTGCGTTGATGCCGAAGACCCGACTCGCCGAGCAACTCGCGGACCTCATCGTTGAACGCTATCTCGCATCCCTTGCAGGTTAA
- the radC gene encoding RadC family protein, translating to MPITDWPADERPRERLLARGAQALTDAELLAIFLRTGVAGKSAVDLARELLAELGGLRGLFSTGQDQFCRAKGLGLAKFAQLQAVLEMSRRYLEDGITRTDILTSPEATRDYLKARLYAYPHEVFACLFLDNRHRVIRYEELFRGTIDGASVHPREVVRQALISNAAAVIFAHNHPSGVAEPSQADIRITERLKQALGLIEVRVLDHFIVGEGRGTSLAERGLI from the coding sequence ATGCCGATCACGGACTGGCCAGCCGACGAACGCCCCCGCGAGCGCCTACTCGCACGCGGTGCCCAGGCCCTGACCGATGCCGAACTGCTGGCGATCTTCCTGCGCACCGGCGTCGCCGGCAAGAGCGCTGTCGATCTCGCCCGCGAGCTGCTCGCCGAACTCGGTGGGCTGCGCGGCCTGTTCTCGACCGGGCAGGACCAATTCTGCCGCGCCAAGGGGCTCGGCCTGGCCAAGTTCGCCCAACTCCAGGCCGTCCTCGAGATGAGTCGGCGCTACCTGGAGGACGGGATCACCCGCACCGACATCCTGACCAGCCCCGAGGCCACCCGCGACTACCTCAAGGCACGCCTCTACGCCTATCCTCACGAGGTCTTCGCCTGCCTGTTCCTCGACAACCGCCACCGCGTCATCCGCTACGAGGAGCTCTTCCGCGGCACCATCGATGGGGCCAGCGTGCATCCGCGCGAGGTCGTACGCCAGGCGCTCATTTCCAATGCGGCGGCCGTGATCTTCGCCCATAACCATCCCTCTGGCGTGGCGGAGCCGAGCCAGGCCGACATCCGCATCACCGAGCGTCTCAAGCAGGCCCTCGGCCTGATCGAGGTGCGGGTCCTCGACCATTTCATCGTCGGCGAAGGCCGTGGCACCTCGCTCGCCGAGCGCGGCCTGATCTGA
- the dut gene encoding dUTP diphosphatase, with the protein MSHPLQVKLLDQRLGRDFPLPRYATDGSAGLDLRAMLTSELVLRPGDTALVSTGMAIHIVDPGVAAMILPRSGLGHEHGVVLGNLVGLVDSDYQGPLLVSCWNRGERPYRIQVGERIAQLILVPVLRAQLEIVEGFSDSGRGSGGFGHSGRG; encoded by the coding sequence ATCTCGCATCCCTTGCAGGTTAAGCTGCTCGATCAGCGCCTTGGGCGGGACTTTCCGTTGCCGCGCTACGCAACGGATGGCTCCGCCGGCCTCGATCTGCGCGCGATGCTCACGAGCGAGCTCGTGCTGAGGCCGGGCGATACGGCGCTCGTGTCGACCGGCATGGCCATCCACATCGTCGACCCAGGCGTGGCGGCGATGATCCTGCCGCGCTCCGGGCTCGGCCACGAACACGGCGTCGTGCTCGGCAACCTCGTCGGCCTCGTCGATTCCGATTATCAGGGGCCGCTCCTCGTCTCCTGCTGGAACCGCGGCGAGCGTCCTTATCGGATCCAAGTCGGCGAGCGCATCGCCCAGCTGATCCTGGTGCCCGTGCTGCGGGCGCAGCTGGAGATCGTCGAGGGGTTCAGCGACTCGGGGCGCGGGAGCGGTGGCTTCGGGCATAGCGGTCGCGGTTGA
- a CDS encoding phosphomannomutase/phosphoglucomutase, whose translation MTAVALTSLIAGVQYARLDRQRLAAWADGVVQQAAARLTDLRATLLQWGQDTGLAELFVAGESDELMREAEAWRRSVPGALAVHFRSFAQAVAPADEDPDLSFAGLDLVRLAAQSGRVTILEVHRVARADSHLAIAAPIADPAGDQVVGVAYVALPLTWLPEIDGKIGDFGSLRYKQRAGDDLVTIDHGRPGEVPQGQPDYVTPVPGSRLVIMAWRGRADWLAPAFLAQLAEGYVAVLAIAGIVLVWSVRRRQRLLVDDLAGILALIEDAAEGRALRDAHCRLAEPEGLRARVRPLLERLFAPVRAGEGGVAATVHASAATGNEDCQSGEKDEELAAELEAVPEEPRDDEPAPADGVPATEVPAEIFRANHIRGLADETLTEGLARDIGRAIGSEILARGACRVYVGRDNRASAPALAGAVTDGLRAAGCDVTALGLAPTPLLYFASRFQGETAGVMVTAGHHPPKYNGMKVVIDGEPLVDGQIMALRERILKGDFTTGEGACVERDLVEVYCEHVERDVTPARVLKVVLDCGNATASVIAPVLYRRLGCQVVELGCDQSAGLAGGRMIDPAQPDCLLKIAERVVAEGADLGLAFDTDADRLGVVDSAGGFIASDRLLLLFAIDVLSRYPGTDVIYDVACSRLLAREILRHGGRPVMWCSGHARLKAKLRERDALIAGDADGHMIFADRWFGFDDAFYAGARLIELLAQDPRPSAEVLAGLPAGCATPKLYVPLPNGDAAAVMAAVQSIADQVLVGADLKTLDGLRAEFDRGWGLVRAAGTRPGLALRFEADDEEALSAVQEQFRRLLGQAAPSVHLPF comes from the coding sequence ATGACGGCCGTCGCCCTCACGAGCCTGATTGCGGGTGTCCAGTATGCGAGGCTCGATCGCCAGCGGCTCGCTGCCTGGGCCGATGGGGTCGTGCAACAGGCCGCCGCGCGGCTAACCGATCTACGCGCGACCCTGTTGCAGTGGGGCCAGGACACTGGGTTGGCCGAGCTCTTCGTCGCAGGGGAGAGCGATGAGCTGATGCGGGAGGCCGAGGCGTGGCGCCGATCCGTGCCTGGGGCCCTCGCCGTGCATTTCCGCTCGTTCGCCCAGGCCGTTGCGCCGGCCGACGAGGACCCGGACCTCAGTTTCGCCGGTCTCGACCTCGTTCGTCTCGCCGCCCAGTCGGGCCGAGTGACCATCCTCGAGGTCCATCGTGTCGCACGCGCCGACAGCCATCTCGCGATCGCCGCCCCGATCGCCGATCCCGCCGGTGACCAAGTCGTCGGTGTCGCCTATGTCGCGTTACCGCTGACCTGGCTGCCGGAGATCGACGGCAAGATCGGCGATTTCGGTAGCCTCCGATATAAGCAAAGGGCCGGTGACGATCTGGTGACGATCGATCACGGTCGTCCAGGCGAAGTGCCACAGGGTCAGCCCGACTACGTCACCCCCGTACCCGGCTCACGCCTCGTCATCATGGCCTGGCGCGGGCGAGCGGATTGGCTGGCGCCGGCGTTCTTGGCGCAGCTCGCCGAGGGCTATGTGGCGGTGCTGGCGATTGCCGGCATCGTCCTCGTGTGGTCGGTGCGGCGTCGACAGCGTCTATTGGTCGATGACCTCGCCGGCATCTTGGCGCTTATCGAGGATGCCGCCGAAGGCCGGGCGTTGCGCGACGCGCACTGCCGCCTCGCTGAGCCCGAGGGGCTGAGGGCGCGGGTCCGGCCACTGCTGGAACGTCTCTTCGCGCCTGTTCGGGCGGGCGAGGGTGGCGTCGCGGCGACTGTCCATGCGTCCGCCGCGACGGGCAATGAGGATTGTCAGAGCGGCGAGAAGGACGAGGAGCTCGCCGCGGAGCTCGAGGCCGTGCCCGAGGAGCCCCGGGATGATGAACCAGCGCCGGCTGATGGGGTGCCGGCCACCGAAGTGCCCGCTGAGATCTTCCGTGCCAACCATATCCGCGGCCTGGCCGACGAGACGCTGACCGAGGGGCTCGCCCGAGACATCGGACGCGCGATCGGCAGCGAAATCCTGGCGCGCGGCGCGTGCCGCGTCTATGTTGGACGCGATAACCGGGCCTCGGCGCCGGCGTTGGCCGGGGCCGTGACCGACGGTCTGCGTGCGGCCGGCTGTGATGTCACGGCGCTCGGGCTCGCCCCGACGCCGCTCCTCTACTTCGCCAGCCGGTTCCAGGGAGAGACCGCCGGTGTCATGGTGACGGCGGGTCACCACCCACCGAAATACAATGGCATGAAGGTGGTCATCGACGGCGAGCCCCTCGTCGACGGGCAGATCATGGCGTTGCGCGAGCGGATCCTCAAGGGGGATTTCACGACCGGCGAGGGCGCCTGTGTCGAGCGGGATCTGGTCGAGGTCTATTGCGAGCACGTCGAGCGCGACGTCACACCGGCGCGGGTGTTGAAGGTCGTCCTCGATTGCGGCAATGCGACCGCTTCTGTGATCGCGCCGGTGCTCTATCGCCGTCTCGGGTGTCAGGTGGTCGAGCTGGGCTGTGACCAGTCGGCCGGCCTCGCCGGCGGGCGCATGATCGATCCGGCGCAACCCGACTGTCTGTTGAAAATCGCCGAGCGAGTCGTCGCCGAGGGGGCGGACCTGGGTCTTGCCTTCGACACGGATGCCGACCGCCTCGGCGTCGTCGATTCGGCGGGCGGTTTCATCGCCTCGGATCGCCTCCTGTTGTTGTTCGCGATCGATGTCTTGTCCCGCTACCCGGGCACCGATGTGATCTATGATGTGGCCTGCTCTCGGCTGCTCGCCCGCGAGATCCTGCGCCATGGCGGACGACCGGTCATGTGGTGCTCCGGGCATGCTCGCCTCAAGGCCAAGCTGCGCGAACGCGATGCCCTGATCGCGGGCGATGCGGACGGTCATATGATCTTCGCCGACCGCTGGTTCGGCTTCGATGACGCCTTCTATGCCGGTGCCCGCCTGATCGAGTTGCTGGCACAGGACCCTCGGCCGAGCGCCGAGGTCTTGGCTGGCCTGCCGGCCGGTTGCGCGACGCCGAAGCTCTATGTGCCGCTACCGAACGGCGACGCTGCCGCTGTCATGGCGGCGGTGCAGTCGATCGCGGACCAAGTCCTCGTCGGGGCCGACCTCAAGACCCTCGACGGGTTGCGCGCCGAATTCGACCGAGGTTGGGGCCTGGTCCGTGCCGCCGGCACTCGCCCTGGGCTGGCGCTGCGTTTCGAGGCCGATGACGAGGAGGCCCTGAGCGCCGTTCAGGAGCAGTTCCGCCGCCTCTTGGGCCAGGCGGCACCGAGCGTCCATCTGCCGTTCTGA
- the argB gene encoding acetylglutamate kinase has translation MPLPSERARNIAQVLIEALPYIQRFRGKTMVVKYGGNAMVEAALQQGFAQDLVLMKLVGINPVVVHGGGPQIGRLLQRLGKDSEFVQGMRVTDSETMDVVEMVLGGLVNKEIVNLINRQGGSAVGLSGKDGDLIRARKLMLRRDASELLAPEMIDLGHVGEVESIDVSVVNMLVQGDFIPVIAPIGVGEDGFSYNINADLVAGKVAEILGAEKLVLLTNAAGLLDADGALISELDVGRVAELIEQGTIHGGMLPKIRCAIEAVQSGVISAHILDGRVEHALLLDLFTDEGIGTLIRRR, from the coding sequence ATGCCATTGCCGAGCGAGCGCGCGCGCAACATTGCCCAGGTACTGATCGAGGCCTTGCCCTACATCCAGCGTTTCCGCGGTAAGACCATGGTCGTGAAATACGGCGGCAATGCGATGGTCGAGGCGGCCTTGCAGCAGGGCTTCGCGCAGGATCTGGTGCTGATGAAGCTGGTCGGCATCAATCCGGTCGTCGTCCACGGCGGCGGGCCGCAGATCGGCCGTCTGCTCCAGCGCCTCGGCAAGGACAGCGAGTTCGTTCAGGGCATGCGGGTGACCGACAGCGAGACGATGGACGTCGTCGAGATGGTCCTCGGCGGGTTGGTCAACAAGGAGATCGTCAATCTGATCAATCGCCAGGGCGGCTCGGCGGTAGGGCTCTCGGGCAAGGACGGCGACCTGATCCGGGCGCGCAAGTTGATGCTGCGCCGTGATGCCTCCGAGCTCTTGGCGCCGGAGATGATCGACCTCGGCCATGTGGGGGAGGTCGAGAGCATCGACGTCAGCGTCGTCAACATGTTGGTGCAGGGCGACTTCATCCCCGTCATCGCACCGATCGGCGTCGGCGAGGACGGCTTCTCCTACAATATCAACGCCGACCTCGTGGCCGGCAAAGTCGCCGAGATCCTCGGTGCCGAGAAGCTGGTCCTGCTGACCAACGCGGCCGGCCTGCTCGATGCCGACGGGGCGTTGATCAGCGAGCTCGATGTCGGGCGCGTGGCCGAGTTGATCGAGCAGGGCACCATCCACGGCGGCATGCTGCCGAAGATTCGCTGCGCGATCGAAGCCGTGCAGTCGGGGGTCATCAGCGCCCACATCCTCGATGGACGCGTCGAGCACGCCCTGCTGCTCGACCTCTTCACCGACGAGGGTATCGGTACCCTCATCCGGCGTCGTTAG